One window of the Nicotiana tabacum cultivar K326 chromosome 4, ASM71507v2, whole genome shotgun sequence genome contains the following:
- the LOC142179804 gene encoding protein FAR-RED IMPAIRED RESPONSE 1-like translates to MPFASFVGVNQHRQSILLGCALMSSEDITSYKMVLSTWLGALNNIHPSAIMIDQYVTIKATINALMPNTVHRYCIWHIFAKLPMKLSGVLDGKIAKAEFKALVLDSINVAEFERRWTDYIAKYNLDGRDWFYKLYLEKEKWVPVYLNDYFWAGILSTQRREGMHAFFDGFITRQSTLKLFVRQYELAIRAKFEKELEAEYRSRCFEPKYLSEFVWEEKLQACYTHEVFEFFQVQLRKLYHCEISNHEDHQANPGVEKYIITNYSLRSFNTRDPFVFSVEYTPIGKYLSCSCK, encoded by the coding sequence ATGCCATTTGCTTCATTTGTTGGTGTCAATCAGCATAGGCAGTCCATACTTTTGGGATGCGCTCTTATGTCTAGTGAGGATATAACAAGTTACAAAATGGTGCTCTCTACATGGCTTGGGGCTCTAAACAATATCCACCCATCAGCTATCATGATTGACCAATATGTTACTATTAAGGCTACCATAAATGCATTGATGCCAAATACGGTACATAGATATTGTATATGGCACATATTCGCAAAGTTGCCTATGAAGTTAAGCGGAGTTCTTGATGGTAAGATTGCAAAGGCAGAATTTAAGGCATTAGTCCTTGATAGCATTAACGTTGCGGAGTTTGAGAGAAGATGGACTGATTATATTGCAAAATATAACTTAGATGGAAGGGATTGGTTTTATAAGCTTTATTTGGAGAAGGAAAAATGGGTTCCTGTATACCTAAATGACTACTTTTGGGCTGGGATATTGTCCACACAAAGAAGAGAAGGAATGCATGCTTTCTTTGATGGATTTATCACCCGCCAAAGCACTTTGAAGCTATTTGTTCGGCAATATGAGTTAGCCATAAGAGCTAAGTTTGAGAAAGAATTGGAAGCTGAATATAGGTCAAGGTGCTTTGAACCAAAATATTTGTCTGAATTCGTATGGGAGGAAAAACTTCAAGCATGTTATACTCATGAAGTGTTTGAATTTTTTCAAGTACAGTTAAGGAAATTGTACCATTGTGAAATCAGCAACCATGAAGATCATCAAGCAAACCCTGGAGTGGAGAAATACATTATAACAAATTATTCGCTTAGGAGTTTTAACACTAGAGATCCATTTGTCTTCTCTGTTGAATATACACCTATTGGCAAATATCTAAGTTGCAGTTGCAAGTAG